In one Planctomycetota bacterium genomic region, the following are encoded:
- a CDS encoding pentapeptide repeat-containing protein has translation MNGSDWGQFLIDEADKAKNAGRTIVRLVALQPGGFAVDDAVDLAGRRFPVTVELANITFTGRVDLAESRFDASLNVDACTFEQGLVLRDARIDGNCRLRSCEFEDKVYKFLDFRRLHVTGRLNLACSTSHVGIDLTSLTCEDEVRLDGLHATATIKKRSDIDLPPDAAPGLLQHLGNFMIGVAVQMRGADIRRDLLLFEIDGRPTKLTGSADFRAKVGMSVTFSGAVVDAGKGSKAVNMDAADVGGTVFFQNGTHLTGYVDLRAKVGGHVNFDNATVIAEPGSRAVDMGRADVGKSVFFRNGTHLTGYVNLRAKVGGQVAFDNATVLAKPGSMAVNMNAADISGSVFFR, from the coding sequence ATGAATGGATCGGACTGGGGGCAGTTTCTCATCGATGAAGCCGACAAGGCCAAGAACGCCGGACGCACGATCGTCCGGCTGGTGGCCCTGCAACCGGGCGGCTTTGCCGTGGACGACGCAGTCGACCTGGCCGGGCGACGGTTCCCGGTCACGGTCGAGTTGGCCAACATCACGTTCACCGGCCGGGTCGACCTTGCTGAAAGCCGCTTCGACGCCTCGCTGAACGTCGACGCCTGCACGTTCGAGCAGGGCCTGGTGCTGCGCGACGCCCGCATCGACGGCAACTGCCGCCTGCGGTCCTGCGAGTTCGAGGACAAGGTGTACAAGTTCCTCGACTTCCGCCGCCTCCACGTCACCGGCCGCCTCAATCTCGCCTGCAGCACCAGCCACGTCGGCATCGACCTGACCAGCCTGACGTGCGAAGACGAAGTCCGCCTCGACGGCCTCCACGCGACGGCGACGATCAAGAAACGGTCCGACATCGACCTACCCCCCGATGCCGCCCCGGGCCTGCTGCAACACCTCGGCAACTTCATGATCGGCGTCGCGGTGCAGATGCGCGGCGCCGACATCCGCCGTGACCTGCTGCTGTTCGAGATCGACGGCCGCCCGACCAAGCTGACCGGATCCGCCGACTTCCGAGCGAAAGTCGGCATGAGTGTCACGTTTAGTGGTGCGGTTGTGGACGCCGGCAAGGGCTCGAAGGCGGTCAACATGGACGCCGCCGACGTCGGTGGGACGGTATTCTTTCAGAACGGCACCCACCTCACCGGATACGTCGACCTGCGGGCCAAGGTCGGCGGGCATGTCAACTTCGACAATGCCACCGTCATCGCCGAGCCGGGATCAAGGGCCGTCGACATGGGCCGCGCCGACGTAGGCAAGTCCGTCTTCTTCCGCAATGGCACCCACCTCACCGGATACGTTAACCTGCGGGCCAAGGTCGGCGGGCAAGTCGCCTTCGACAACGCCACCGTCCTTGCCAAGCCAGGCTCGATGGCCGTCAACATGAACGCCGCCGACATCAGCGGGTCGGTCTTCTTCCG
- a CDS encoding class II aldolase/adducin family protein, whose amino-acid sequence MTFARELLHPRDALMRTMQRIYRYRMTTTSGGNISVRDTNGDIWITPARVDKGNLRRDDMIRVDSDGQAHGPHPPSSELPFHKAIYQARPDLRAIVHAHPVALVAFSVSKQVPDTRLFAKSWYTCGKPGFAPYALPGSKALGDVIANTFADGHDAVVLENHGVVVGGTSLAEAFGRFETFEFTAKTLIKAGHLGPVTYLTDAQIAERATAPQPLAEFDPGPATVHEKDARQQVVDFCHRGYQQRLLISTEGSLSARLDGDGNHDRFVITPSNADRLTMNVADPVLIDGDKAEAGKTPSRATKLHAAIYRKHPGVRAIINANSVNATAFAIAGEHLDSRIIPESYVFLRDVQRLTYAQATHDHDTVAETVGLDAPVALLENDGVLAVGKDMLSAFDCLEVLETTAEAIINSRPLGEVSPMNDTAIEELKAAFF is encoded by the coding sequence ATGACTTTCGCACGCGAACTGCTCCACCCGCGCGACGCGCTGATGCGCACCATGCAACGCATCTACCGCTACCGCATGACCACCACGTCCGGCGGCAACATCAGCGTCCGCGACACCAACGGCGACATCTGGATCACCCCGGCCCGCGTCGACAAGGGCAACCTCCGCCGCGACGACATGATCCGCGTCGATAGCGATGGTCAGGCCCACGGCCCGCACCCACCGTCGAGCGAGCTGCCGTTCCACAAGGCGATCTACCAGGCCCGGCCCGACCTGCGGGCGATCGTCCACGCGCACCCCGTCGCGCTCGTCGCCTTCAGCGTGAGCAAACAGGTGCCGGACACGCGGCTGTTCGCGAAGAGCTGGTACACTTGCGGCAAGCCGGGCTTCGCGCCGTACGCACTGCCCGGCTCCAAGGCGCTCGGCGACGTGATCGCCAACACCTTCGCCGACGGCCACGACGCGGTCGTCCTCGAAAACCATGGCGTGGTCGTCGGCGGCACCTCGCTTGCTGAGGCGTTCGGCCGGTTCGAAACGTTCGAGTTCACCGCCAAGACGCTCATCAAGGCCGGGCATCTCGGGCCGGTGACCTACCTGACCGACGCCCAGATCGCCGAGCGTGCGACCGCCCCGCAGCCGCTGGCCGAGTTCGACCCCGGCCCGGCGACGGTCCACGAAAAGGACGCCCGCCAACAGGTCGTGGACTTCTGCCATCGCGGCTACCAGCAACGCCTGCTCATCAGCACCGAAGGCTCGCTCTCGGCCCGGCTCGACGGCGACGGCAACCACGACCGGTTCGTCATCACGCCGAGCAACGCCGACCGGCTCACGATGAACGTGGCCGACCCGGTGCTCATCGACGGCGACAAGGCCGAAGCCGGCAAGACCCCCAGCCGCGCTACGAAACTCCACGCGGCGATCTACCGCAAACACCCGGGCGTCCGCGCGATCATCAACGCCAACAGCGTCAACGCCACCGCCTTCGCCATCGCGGGCGAGCACCTCGACTCACGCATCATCCCCGAGAGCTACGTCTTCCTCCGCGACGTGCAACGTCTGACCTATGCACAGGCGACGCACGACCACGACACCGTCGCCGAAACGGTCGGCCTCGACGCGCCCGTGGCCCTGCTCGAAAACGACGGCGTCCTCGCGGTCGGCAAGGACATGCTCAGCGCGTTCGATTGCCTGGAAGTCCTGGAAACCACCGCCGAAGCGATCATCAACAGCCGCCCGCTCGGCGAGGTCAGCCCGATGAACGATACGGCAATCGAGGAGTTGAAGGCGGCGTTTTTCTGA
- a CDS encoding PEP-CTERM sorting domain-containing protein, whose amino-acid sequence MKKNAIFCAAAMLACAGVSYGQTILTVNVSDPSAVVFAATGEPAALDVTDAVVSLTLLDFETGAGFDSLGGPGLSADGADPFAFGINGGTMSYVLGSSAPPTANYSTTSPALTGSAIADLSDTGFPAVGTVADIQIAVSGEGFVVDQYAVVVPEPTSALALFGTAGLLGIRRRR is encoded by the coding sequence ATGAAGAAGAACGCGATTTTCTGCGCGGCGGCCATGCTCGCCTGCGCCGGGGTGTCTTACGGCCAAACGATCCTGACAGTTAACGTGAGCGATCCCTCGGCGGTCGTGTTTGCCGCCACGGGCGAACCTGCCGCACTGGATGTGACTGATGCGGTCGTGTCGCTGACGTTGCTGGACTTTGAGACTGGCGCCGGCTTCGATTCACTGGGCGGTCCCGGGCTCTCGGCTGACGGTGCTGACCCGTTCGCCTTCGGAATCAATGGTGGCACGATGTCTTATGTGCTTGGCAGTAGCGCACCGCCGACGGCTAACTACTCCACCACGTCTCCCGCGTTGACCGGGTCGGCTATCGCCGATTTGTCTGACACGGGTTTCCCTGCGGTCGGTACGGTTGCCGACATTCAGATCGCCGTGAGTGGTGAAGGTTTTGTCGTCGATCAGTACGCGGTTGTCGTTCCAGAGCCGACCAGCGCGTTGGCGCTGTTTGGTACCGCAGGCCTGCTCGGAATCCGACGTCGGCGTTAG
- a CDS encoding redoxin family protein has protein sequence MKTYITFLAVLLTFALAITAFAQAVTLKVGDPAPPLQQGEYLKGEPVTEFEEGTVYVLEFWATWCGPCIQAIPHVTKLQQHYGDDVVMIGQNVWEQDDSAPAPFVQRMGDEMDYRVALDDKSADPEGAMATTWLRAAGQNGIPCSIIIDQQGIVAWIGHPMAMDGPLEKIVAGNFDAAAEAAKAEQLDALNQEIGQALQAGDIDGALAHFAELEVLSPDMAPRIGVFKMALLAENNREAEANVIAAGLADSSDDPQVLNEVAWTMVAPDSLFKNPDFDVALTAAEKANELTNHGDAGILDNVARVHYRMGHTDKAIEFQQKAIEVNDEPALMAELKKSLDEYRAGQ, from the coding sequence ATGAAAACTTACATCACCTTTCTCGCGGTCCTTCTTACGTTCGCGTTGGCGATCACGGCATTCGCTCAAGCAGTCACCCTCAAAGTCGGCGATCCCGCGCCGCCGTTGCAGCAGGGTGAGTATCTCAAGGGCGAGCCCGTCACCGAGTTCGAGGAAGGCACCGTGTACGTCCTAGAGTTCTGGGCGACGTGGTGCGGGCCGTGCATCCAGGCCATTCCGCATGTGACCAAACTTCAGCAGCACTACGGCGACGATGTCGTCATGATCGGCCAGAACGTCTGGGAACAGGACGACAGCGCACCGGCACCGTTCGTGCAACGCATGGGCGACGAGATGGATTACCGCGTTGCGCTCGACGACAAGTCGGCCGACCCGGAGGGCGCGATGGCCACGACCTGGCTCCGCGCCGCCGGTCAGAACGGCATCCCCTGCTCGATCATCATCGACCAGCAAGGCATCGTCGCGTGGATCGGTCACCCGATGGCGATGGACGGCCCGCTGGAAAAGATCGTCGCCGGCAACTTCGACGCCGCCGCCGAAGCCGCCAAGGCCGAGCAGTTGGACGCTCTGAACCAAGAGATCGGCCAGGCATTGCAGGCCGGTGACATCGACGGCGCCCTCGCCCACTTCGCCGAACTCGAAGTGCTCTCGCCCGACATGGCACCGCGGATCGGCGTGTTCAAGATGGCGCTGCTCGCCGAGAACAATCGCGAAGCCGAGGCCAACGTCATCGCCGCCGGTTTGGCCGACAGCTCCGACGATCCGCAGGTGCTCAACGAAGTCGCGTGGACCATGGTCGCGCCCGACAGCCTGTTCAAGAACCCGGACTTCGACGTCGCCCTGACCGCTGCCGAGAAGGCCAACGAGTTGACCAACCACGGCGACGCCGGCATTCTCGACAACGTCGCCCGCGTTCACTACCGCATGGGCCACACCGACAAAGCGATCGAGTTTCAGCAGAAAGCCATCGAGGTCAACGACGAACCCGCCCTGATGGCCGAACTGAAGAAGTCGCTCGACGAGTACCGTGCAGGCCAGTAA